The following are encoded together in the Candidatus Poribacteria bacterium genome:
- a CDS encoding 3-isopropylmalate dehydrogenase, with the protein MAEYKIAVIRGDGIGIEVMEESLKVLNAIADRYDIKWDFVEFPWGSDYYFKHGQMMPADALDTLAAFDQIYLGAVGHPDIQDHVTLNGLLLPIRRRFDQYVCERPSVLYPGINTPLKDKEAWEIDLVVIRENTEGEYANVGGFQYQGFPEEIGVQVGIFTRHGCERIITYAFEQARARDKKRKVTSITKSNAQGYGMIVWDTAFDRVAAKYPDIETESLLVDAACMDFVRRPEDFDVVVASNLFGDILTDIGAIITGSMGLAPSGNIDPQRRFPSMFEPVHGSAPDIMGMGISNPLAAIISGSMMLRFMGEAEAAETIDTAVLKVVEDGKTLPSDLGGQSTTSQVGDAVVNALG; encoded by the coding sequence AAATGGGACTTTGTGGAGTTCCCGTGGGGTTCAGACTACTATTTCAAGCATGGACAGATGATGCCAGCAGATGCGCTTGATACCTTGGCAGCGTTTGACCAGATTTACCTTGGCGCAGTCGGACACCCTGATATCCAAGACCACGTTACGCTCAATGGACTTTTGCTGCCTATCCGACGTAGATTCGATCAGTACGTCTGTGAACGACCGAGTGTCCTCTATCCGGGCATCAACACGCCGCTCAAGGACAAGGAGGCTTGGGAAATTGATCTCGTCGTCATAAGAGAGAACACAGAAGGGGAGTATGCCAACGTCGGTGGGTTTCAGTACCAAGGGTTCCCCGAAGAGATCGGCGTGCAGGTTGGCATATTTACGCGCCATGGCTGCGAGCGGATTATCACTTATGCCTTTGAGCAAGCTCGGGCACGAGATAAAAAACGCAAAGTCACTTCAATCACCAAGTCGAATGCCCAAGGCTACGGCATGATTGTATGGGATACAGCCTTTGATCGGGTGGCTGCAAAGTATCCGGATATAGAGACGGAATCGTTGCTCGTGGACGCAGCGTGTATGGATTTCGTGCGGAGACCTGAGGACTTTGATGTCGTCGTCGCCAGCAACCTGTTTGGGGATATCCTCACGGACATCGGCGCGATTATCACCGGAAGTATGGGGTTGGCACCGAGTGGCAATATTGACCCGCAACGTCGATTCCCGTCGATGTTCGAGCCTGTTCACGGGAGTGCCCCCGACATCATGGGGATGGGCATATCGAATCCGCTGGCGGCAATCATCTCTGGTTCGATGATGTTGCGTTTTATGGGTGAGGCGGAAGCAGCAGAAACGATAGATACCGCTGTCCTAAAGGTGGTCGAGGACGGCAAGACCCTCCCATCGGATCTTGGGGGTCAATCCACGACCTCACAGGTCGGTGACGCTGTGGTGAATGCGCTCGGTTGA
- a CDS encoding DUF4037 domain-containing protein, which translates to MNKIVALSKGWLMKAQDFSQFNPENYVLPLKGHVYCKVLFHEVFLPVLKERFPEVLPRLSAGVIGLGSDVLGADDELSRDHDWGPSKCQLLLSEQDIAAYGSSISQALEAAIPDTFLGIETATLQPKTIRISTIDAVYRDFHESAHPPVTIEEWAAADDNDLCYASSGFVLYDPSNALSERISAFQKTYYPADIWKWKIASDLWGLWHNGDYNSCYRLAKRGDSIGLLIGQGTFVEGTLRLLCLLNKRFPVYWKWLHWQAQSLPKWIDMIEPSLKKLESANNDETRSEIIYTICQSIREILYKMDLLPDTEWRNYMGSEEVALQIESTQVKALIREREPHLYVW; encoded by the coding sequence TTGAATAAAATCGTCGCATTATCTAAGGGGTGGCTGATGAAGGCACAAGACTTTTCACAATTCAATCCTGAAAACTATGTATTACCGCTGAAAGGACACGTATACTGTAAAGTTTTATTTCATGAAGTCTTTCTACCTGTCTTAAAAGAACGCTTCCCGGAGGTCCTTCCCCGCCTCAGTGCTGGAGTCATCGGATTAGGATCTGACGTTCTGGGTGCCGATGACGAACTGTCCCGCGATCATGACTGGGGACCCAGCAAGTGTCAACTTCTGCTGTCGGAACAGGATATTGCAGCGTATGGCTCTTCCATTTCTCAGGCACTGGAGGCGGCTATTCCAGATACGTTTTTAGGAATTGAGACAGCCACATTGCAACCGAAGACAATACGAATCAGCACCATCGATGCAGTCTATCGTGATTTCCACGAATCTGCGCATCCACCGGTGACGATCGAGGAATGGGCTGCCGCTGATGACAACGACCTCTGCTATGCGTCGTCTGGTTTTGTTCTCTACGACCCTTCTAATGCCCTTAGCGAACGCATCTCCGCTTTCCAAAAGACATACTACCCGGCAGATATCTGGAAGTGGAAGATCGCGAGTGATTTATGGGGACTTTGGCACAATGGCGACTACAATTCGTGCTACCGTCTGGCGAAACGCGGTGACAGTATAGGTTTGCTCATCGGTCAGGGTACTTTTGTCGAAGGCACGCTACGACTTCTGTGTCTGCTCAATAAACGCTTTCCAGTATACTGGAAATGGCTACACTGGCAGGCACAAAGCCTCCCGAAATGGATAGACATGATAGAACCGTCTCTCAAGAAACTCGAATCCGCAAACAATGATGAAACGCGCAGCGAGATCATCTACACCATCTGTCAATCAATTCGGGAAATCCTTTACAAAATGGATTTACTTCCCGATACAGAATGGCGCAATTACATGGGCAGCGAAGAAGTGGCACTGCAAATCGAATCGACGCAGGTGAAGGCGTTAATTCGGGAAAGAGAACCCCATTTGTATGTGTGGTAA